GCCGTTTTTTACGATATTTCGGACAGTTGCTTCACCAAGCCCCGAAGCACCGCCCGTTACCAAAGCAATGGAATCTTGTATTCTCATCTTCTTACCCCTTTCTTTTTTTAAAACCCTAGTTCCTTCAAAATTTCATTTGTATGTTCTCCCAGACCGGGTGCATGCCGTCTAGTTATAACAGTTGAACTTGATAGTTTAATAGGATTTCCTAGTTGCTTGATTGTCCCCATCTCTGGATGGGTGATGTCTTCAATCATTTGACGATGTTTGATTTGCGGATGGTCTGCGAGTTCTTCTGGAGTTAAGACTGGGGAGACACAGGCATCAATATCTTCAAAAAGCTCAAGCCATTCCGTTAATGTTTTTTGTTGGATGGCTGTTTGAACTTCCTGCTTCATTTTGCACTGTTGTTCAAGGGGTTCCTCTAGTTGGTCTATTAGTTCTTCCTTACCAATGACTTTGCAAAATTTTTTCCAAAACTTATATTCAAGTGCGCCAACGGAAATAAATCGATCATCTTTTGTTCTATAAATCTCGTAACAGGCTTTCCCTCCGTTTAAAGTTAGTTCCCCGCGAGTTGGCTTTTCGCCGGAGGTCCAGTAGTTTGGCAGAATCGTATGCATCCATGACAGAGCACCATCAAGCATAGAAATGTCCACAAATTGACCGGTGTTCGTATTCTTCGCGTCAATGATGGCGAGTAAGATTCCTACCGCAGCCATCAATGCTCCGCCGCCAATATCACCAATTTGAACGGATGGGATGAGAGGTTTTTCGTTTGGAGCTCCTTGTAAATGCAGCAGCCCCGAATAACTCAAGAAATTCAAATCATGTCCAGCCTCTTTGGCGTAAGGTCCCGTTTGCCCATAACCGGTTATCGCACAATAAATCAGTTTTGGATTATGTACCTTTAACTGCTCATAACCAAGACCAAGACGCTTCATAACGCCAGGACGGAATGATTCAATCAGGACATCTGCTGTTTTCACCAAAGAAATAAACGCATCTTTATCCTTTTCGGCTTTAAGGTCTAGGGTAATGCTGCGTTTATTACGATTTAATGAAATAAACATAGCACTTTGATCATCGCTTACTCTAGGTTCATACCAACGGGCATAGTCTCCGATTTTAGGGTCCTCTACCTTTATGACATCTGCTCCATAATCAGCCAGGAGTAATGAACAATAAGTGCCAGGCAGAAGTCTTGTGAGATCAAGAACGCGTATACCTTCAAGAGGTAACAAACTATCATCTCCTTATAAAAAAACACCTTATCTGATACCGTTTACATCTCTATTTTAAATAATAGCAATTTTCTTATAATTTTACAATTGATTTATTTTTTGAACATTTGTTTAAAATTAATTGATTTTTCATATTAGCTGTCCTATATTTAAGATTACAAAGTTTAATAGATAGGGGGGGAGAGCATGTCCTCTTTTAGAGCGCAGAAAATGGCGAAAAAAAAGCAGGAAATCCTTCGTTCTGCAGCAGCCGTTCTTATTGAAAAAGGATACCAAGGAACGACGATGGAAGAAATTGCAGCCAAACTTCTCATGACAAAAGGATCGATGTACTACTATTTTAAAAATAAAGATGATCTTCTGTATCAATGCCATTTAATGATTATGGAAATCTGTCTGGATGGAATTGAGCAAGTTATCGAAAGTGATCGTAACCCAATCGAAAAGCTAAGAAGCGCGATAAAAGAACATATTCTATTAGCTACTAGTGAGAAATCAATGTTTATGGCGCTATCGAAGCCAAATCATAATTTTTCAGAAGAGCAGCTACAAGAAGTTCTCGAGCTGAGAAAAAGTTACTCTCACTATTTTGATAGAATCATACATGAAGGTATAAATAAACAGGTGTTTGGTTCTGTGGACGTAAAAATGGTACGTTTAATCATCTTGGGTGCTCTCAACTGGATCCAAGAATGGTATGACCAAAATGGTCCTCAAAGTGCAGAAGAAATCTCTGAAGCCTATGCGGACTACTTATTAAAAATGTTAGTGAAATAAGTAAATTGGCAGACGAAAGCCTCCTTATCATACAAGGAGGCTTTGCTGGTTATCCTATTTTTTCTTCATGATCTGTATTTAATAGTACTCTTTTATTAGAAGTAATCGGGGTAAGGTTGGATCGCTTTAATAAATAGTTTAAATGATCGAGTGGCATTGACCCATGACCTTTTCCATCTTCTAGTGTAAATTGAACGGTAATCCCATTGTTAGTGGTAACTGTCAACGATTCTGCAGAATTAAAATTCCCCTTGATGGTTTGAGAAATTTGATATTTCATTCCTTTTTCAATAGACAATTTACTATCTCCTTCGCTGTTATTTACTCATAGTATTCTCCGATAATTTTTATTCATACAAAATTATTCCATTTTGTCCTATCCTAACTGGTTATTAAAATAAGATGTGATAGAATATCTTTATCTATTAGGAGGTGCGCTTATGGAAGGGTTTAGTCATTTATTGAAAAGGCAGCGTGATTTCTTCCAAACAGGAAGAACAAAAGATGTATCATTCCGCATAGAAGCATTAACATCTCTAGGAGATATGATTCGCTCACATGAGACAGATATAATGACAGCACTTAAGAAGGATTTGAATAAGAGTGACTTCGACTCTTATATTAGTGAAATGGGAATATTGCTTGAGGAAATCCGTTTTACGCTCAAACATATAAGAGATTGGACTCAGCCAAGAAAAGTCAAAACGACCATGACTCAACTAGGGTCGAAGGCCTATATTTATTCTGAACCATATGGGATTGCATTTATCATTTCTCCTTGGAATTATCCTTTACAACTTGCCATCGCTCCTCTGATTGGTGCGATTGCTGCAGGGAATTGTGCGGTACTTAAACCCTCCGAACTGACACCAGAGACATCAAAACTTATGGCAGACCTGATCAATAAAACATTTCCGGAAGAGTACGTTTCTGTTGTCCAAGGTGATGCCGACACCACTCAGCTCTTATTAAAAGAAAAATTTGATTATATCTTTTTTACTGGAAGTGTTTCAGTTGGAAAGGTAATTATGGAAGCGGCCGCAATGCACTTAACACCTGTTACGCTTGAATTAGGAGGAAAAAGTCCTTGTATCGTTCACCATGACGCAGATCTTAAATTGGCAGCCAAACGGATTGCCTGGGGTAAGTTTATCAATGCAGGTCAAACATGTGTCGCGCCTGACTATTTATATGTACACAAAGACATCAAGGAACAATTTTTAAAAACCTTCAAAGAAACTATAGTTGACCTATATGAGGATATCGTGAAAAATGGTGAATTCACGAGAATCGTAAGTGAACGTCATTTTAATCGCGTAACCGGGTTATTATCGAGCGGGGAAATCCTTCATGGCGGCAAATATTCCAAGGATACGCTTACTATTGAGCCTACGGTGCTTGGCGGTGTTACATGGGATGACCCAGTCATGCAGGAGGAAATTTTCGGTCCTGTCCTCCCTGTCCTTGAATATGAAAATGAATCAGCCATGATTCAAAAAATTAATGATCATCCTAAACCATTAGCTCTCTATATTTTTTCAGAAAGCAAAGAATTCCAAGATGCTATCTTAGATTCTATCTCTTTTGGCGGCGGCTGTATAAACGATACTGTCATGCACCTTAGTTCACCTTACCTCCCGTTTGGCGGTGTTGGTGAAAGCGGAATTGGTGCCTACCATGGCAGAGGCAGCTTTGATGTCTTCTCTCACCAGAAGAGTATCTTAAAACAAACGACTA
This genomic stretch from Neobacillus niacini harbors:
- a CDS encoding CaiB/BaiF CoA transferase family protein, with the protein product MLPLEGIRVLDLTRLLPGTYCSLLLADYGADVIKVEDPKIGDYARWYEPRVSDDQSAMFISLNRNKRSITLDLKAEKDKDAFISLVKTADVLIESFRPGVMKRLGLGYEQLKVHNPKLIYCAITGYGQTGPYAKEAGHDLNFLSYSGLLHLQGAPNEKPLIPSVQIGDIGGGALMAAVGILLAIIDAKNTNTGQFVDISMLDGALSWMHTILPNYWTSGEKPTRGELTLNGGKACYEIYRTKDDRFISVGALEYKFWKKFCKVIGKEELIDQLEEPLEQQCKMKQEVQTAIQQKTLTEWLELFEDIDACVSPVLTPEELADHPQIKHRQMIEDITHPEMGTIKQLGNPIKLSSSTVITRRHAPGLGEHTNEILKELGF
- a CDS encoding TetR/AcrR family transcriptional regulator, whose product is MSSFRAQKMAKKKQEILRSAAAVLIEKGYQGTTMEEIAAKLLMTKGSMYYYFKNKDDLLYQCHLMIMEICLDGIEQVIESDRNPIEKLRSAIKEHILLATSEKSMFMALSKPNHNFSEEQLQEVLELRKSYSHYFDRIIHEGINKQVFGSVDVKMVRLIILGALNWIQEWYDQNGPQSAEEISEAYADYLLKMLVK
- a CDS encoding aldehyde dehydrogenase, with the protein product MEGFSHLLKRQRDFFQTGRTKDVSFRIEALTSLGDMIRSHETDIMTALKKDLNKSDFDSYISEMGILLEEIRFTLKHIRDWTQPRKVKTTMTQLGSKAYIYSEPYGIAFIISPWNYPLQLAIAPLIGAIAAGNCAVLKPSELTPETSKLMADLINKTFPEEYVSVVQGDADTTQLLLKEKFDYIFFTGSVSVGKVIMEAAAMHLTPVTLELGGKSPCIVHHDADLKLAAKRIAWGKFINAGQTCVAPDYLYVHKDIKEQFLKTFKETIVDLYEDIVKNGEFTRIVSERHFNRVTGLLSSGEILHGGKYSKDTLTIEPTVLGGVTWDDPVMQEEIFGPVLPVLEYENESAMIQKINDHPKPLALYIFSESKEFQDAILDSISFGGGCINDTVMHLSSPYLPFGGVGESGIGAYHGRGSFDVFSHQKSILKQTTTFDLPFRYPNRKDALKQIKRFIK